Proteins encoded within one genomic window of Candidatus Nezhaarchaeota archaeon:
- a CDS encoding molybdopterin molybdotransferase MoeA — protein MREAVREDWKRVLKLTSIEEAIKKLLRSIEIKPKVEEVSVIKSLHRVLAEDITSNQDIPPYNCACFEGYAVRSKDTLGASKDNPVRLKIVGKVLPGLREIPRVNEGETVFLVTGAPMPPGADALIRVEEVKIEQGQIVVFREVEEMENVAIKGEDVKAGEVLLRAGHIIRPIDVGLLLGLGFSKVKVYAKPRFAILSVGKELYLKSLEKKEPPPNNYAYVIKGLIEELGGLADVLGILPDDVDVIREAISSALKEYDAVITMGSCSIGINDAVPDAVNALGDPGVIVHGLTLSPGKPAGFGVLRGKPIIMLPAHIVSAVAAFYVLCLPLLAVMTGRAVERILPYVYAKLESDEEPWSTHRFLRARVEEVNGEFVARPLHGGANVMSTLLKANYFTVIPPRTSVKKGDKVKFMALSLMDVIPR, from the coding sequence TTGAGAGAAGCCGTTAGAGAGGATTGGAAGAGAGTTCTGAAGCTTACTTCAATTGAAGAGGCCATTAAGAAACTTTTAAGATCCATCGAGATTAAACCGAAGGTTGAAGAGGTAAGTGTTATCAAGAGCCTCCATAGAGTTTTAGCAGAAGACATAACGTCTAATCAAGACATACCCCCTTACAACTGCGCTTGCTTCGAAGGTTATGCCGTTAGATCCAAGGACACTTTAGGGGCTTCAAAGGATAACCCTGTTAGATTGAAGATCGTGGGAAAAGTTCTTCCGGGCCTGAGAGAGATTCCAAGAGTTAATGAGGGGGAGACAGTCTTCCTAGTCACTGGCGCTCCAATGCCCCCAGGAGCCGACGCTCTAATTAGAGTTGAAGAGGTGAAGATCGAACAAGGTCAAATAGTGGTGTTCAGGGAAGTTGAGGAGATGGAGAACGTCGCAATTAAGGGTGAGGATGTTAAAGCTGGAGAGGTGTTATTGAGGGCTGGCCACATCATAAGGCCCATAGACGTCGGCTTGCTCTTGGGATTAGGCTTCTCTAAGGTTAAGGTGTATGCTAAGCCAAGGTTCGCCATACTATCAGTTGGAAAGGAGCTCTACTTAAAGAGCTTAGAGAAGAAGGAGCCACCACCCAATAACTATGCTTACGTCATTAAGGGGTTAATTGAAGAGCTTGGCGGTTTAGCTGACGTACTAGGTATACTACCTGACGACGTTGATGTGATTAGAGAAGCTATTTCAAGTGCTCTTAAGGAATACGACGCCGTGATAACCATGGGAAGTTGTAGCATAGGAATTAATGATGCCGTACCCGATGCCGTAAATGCACTTGGAGATCCTGGGGTGATAGTACATGGGCTCACTCTAAGTCCTGGAAAGCCTGCAGGCTTTGGAGTATTGAGAGGGAAGCCAATAATAATGCTGCCAGCTCATATAGTCTCAGCGGTAGCAGCTTTTTACGTACTATGCCTACCTTTACTAGCTGTTATGACTGGAAGGGCTGTTGAAAGGATTCTGCCATACGTGTACGCCAAGCTTGAAAGCGACGAGGAGCCTTGGAGCACTCATAGATTTTTGAGGGCTAGGGTTGAGGAAGTGAACGGTGAGTTCGTCGCAAGACCCTTGCACGGTGGAGCTAATGTGATGTCCACTCTCCTCAAAGCCAATTACTTTACGGTGATCCCACCAAGAACATCTGTTAAGAAAGGTGATAAGGTGAAGTTCATGGCACTTAGCTTAATGGACGTTATACCGCGATAG
- the surE gene encoding 5'/3'-nucleotidase SurE — translation MRRPLALLVNDDGIQSVGIIALREELSNDFECVVIGPKKERSGIGKALTVGDVIKVERVALHYGEVYSVDGTPADAILIAINKILKRKPDVVIAGINLGPNLGIDDILNSGTVGAAMEAAIHGIPSIAVSYCIAREFNDDITSRTLKDPGLRLAAKIAKVLARIIVDEGMPKGVDLFSVNVPDYRCGIRGVRITRPSKKGYPDIHVEYCGGFRIARWDLTLYPKDSEDTDVEAVRSGYISITPLSLSLVPQVQDVDSLERIIDILKPIIGNGMRRH, via the coding sequence TTGAGGAGACCACTAGCCCTCTTGGTCAATGACGATGGAATTCAGTCCGTAGGGATAATAGCATTAAGAGAGGAGTTAAGCAACGACTTTGAGTGTGTAGTGATAGGTCCTAAAAAAGAGAGAAGCGGGATAGGGAAAGCGCTAACTGTGGGCGATGTGATCAAGGTCGAAAGGGTAGCTCTTCATTATGGTGAGGTTTACTCGGTAGATGGCACGCCAGCTGATGCCATCTTAATAGCTATAAACAAAATATTGAAGAGAAAGCCTGATGTAGTCATAGCCGGCATAAATCTGGGACCTAACTTGGGCATTGATGACATTTTGAACTCTGGGACGGTGGGAGCAGCAATGGAAGCCGCCATACACGGCATCCCTTCAATAGCAGTGTCGTACTGCATAGCCAGAGAGTTTAACGACGACATTACCTCTAGAACGCTCAAGGATCCTGGATTAAGATTAGCTGCTAAGATCGCGAAAGTCTTAGCTAGAATAATCGTTGATGAAGGTATGCCTAAAGGAGTTGACTTGTTCTCAGTGAACGTCCCTGACTATCGGTGTGGCATAAGGGGTGTAAGGATAACTCGTCCATCGAAGAAGGGCTATCCTGACATACACGTAGAGTATTGTGGAGGGTTCAGGATAGCGCGATGGGACCTAACACTGTATCCAAAGGACTCTGAAGACACGGATGTGGAGGCAGTGAGATCCGGATATATCTCCATAACTCCATTAAGCCTAAGCCTTGTCCCACAAGTGCAAGACGTAGATAGCCTAGAACGTATTATCGATATATTGAAACCTATCATAGGCAATGGAATGAGAAGGCATTAA